A window of the Gemmatirosa kalamazoonensis genome harbors these coding sequences:
- a CDS encoding amidohydrolase: MRTSLPAPALALGALLASACAPRTPAQTPAQTPSPEPAAGPAPNAAPGAPNASTTASGARTPPGDGALSLPNADPFPSTYRPFPSRPTVIRNVTILTAAGPTIRGGAVLLRDGKIAAVGPSVDAPADAVVIDGAGKYLTPGIIDDHSHIGAGAAPAGSGTQTDDVNEATNPVTANVWVEHSVWPQDAQFPRTLAGGVTTIQVLPGSANLIGGRSVVLKVVPSRSVQGMKFPGAKYGLKMACGENPKRVYANRGPSTRMGNVAGYRAAWIQAEAYRRRWDAWLAGNRQGDPPARDLGLETLAEVLRGNILVHNHCYRADEMMQMIDIAHEFGYKIRSFHHGVEAYKIADVLAREGISASLWADWGAFKLEAADAVRPNIPLVDAAGARAIVHSDDASGEQRLNQEAAKAMAAGRAIGLNVTDDMAIKWLTINPAWALGIDDRVGSIEAGKNADVVLWSGSPFSVYSKPEKVWIDGAMMFDRLDPRQQWRTDFELGYVPTMAGGR; this comes from the coding sequence ATGCGCACCTCACTCCCCGCCCCGGCCCTCGCGCTCGGGGCCCTGCTCGCCTCCGCCTGCGCGCCGCGGACGCCCGCGCAGACGCCTGCACAGACGCCGTCGCCGGAGCCCGCGGCCGGCCCCGCGCCTAACGCGGCGCCCGGCGCGCCTAACGCCTCGACCACCGCGTCGGGTGCCCGGACGCCGCCGGGCGACGGCGCGCTGTCGCTGCCTAACGCCGACCCGTTCCCGAGCACGTACCGGCCGTTCCCGTCGCGGCCGACGGTGATCCGCAACGTCACCATCCTCACCGCCGCCGGCCCGACGATCCGCGGCGGCGCGGTGCTGCTGCGCGACGGGAAGATCGCGGCCGTGGGACCCAGCGTCGACGCACCCGCCGACGCCGTGGTGATCGACGGCGCTGGCAAGTACCTGACGCCGGGGATCATCGACGACCATTCGCACATCGGTGCGGGCGCGGCGCCCGCCGGCTCCGGCACGCAGACCGACGACGTGAACGAGGCGACGAACCCGGTCACGGCGAACGTGTGGGTCGAGCACTCGGTGTGGCCGCAGGACGCGCAGTTCCCGCGCACGCTCGCCGGCGGCGTCACCACCATCCAGGTGCTCCCCGGCTCGGCGAACCTCATCGGCGGACGCAGCGTGGTGCTGAAGGTCGTGCCGTCACGCTCCGTGCAGGGGATGAAGTTCCCCGGCGCGAAGTACGGGCTGAAGATGGCGTGCGGCGAGAACCCCAAGCGCGTCTACGCGAACCGCGGCCCGTCGACCCGCATGGGCAACGTCGCCGGGTATCGCGCCGCGTGGATCCAGGCGGAGGCTTACCGTCGGCGATGGGACGCGTGGCTCGCCGGCAACCGGCAGGGCGACCCGCCGGCGCGCGATCTGGGGCTCGAGACGCTGGCCGAGGTGCTGCGCGGCAACATCCTCGTGCACAACCACTGCTATCGCGCCGACGAGATGATGCAGATGATCGACATCGCGCACGAGTTCGGGTACAAGATCCGCTCGTTCCACCACGGCGTGGAGGCGTACAAGATCGCCGACGTGCTCGCGCGCGAGGGGATCAGCGCGTCGCTGTGGGCCGACTGGGGCGCGTTCAAGCTCGAGGCGGCCGACGCCGTGCGGCCGAACATCCCGCTCGTCGACGCGGCCGGCGCGCGCGCCATCGTGCACTCCGACGACGCGTCGGGCGAGCAGCGGCTCAATCAGGAGGCCGCGAAGGCGATGGCGGCCGGCCGCGCGATCGGTCTCAACGTCACCGACGACATGGCCATCAAGTGGCTCACCATCAACCCGGCGTGGGCCCTCGGCATCGACGACCGCGTCGGCTCCATCGAGGCCGGCAAGAACGCGGACGTCGTGCTGTGGTCGGGGAGCCCGTTCAGCGTGTACAGCAAGCCGGAGAAGGTGTGGATCGACGGCGCCATGATGTTCGACCGGCTCGACCCGCGTCAGCAGTGGCGCACCGATTTCGAGCTCGGCTACGTGCCGACGATGGCGGGAGGGCGCTGA
- a CDS encoding amidohydrolase family protein, whose product MPNATRRTSRAIALATLLAASPLGAQTVAITGATIHPVSGPRIENGTIVITNGKIAAVGANVAVPAGAQRIDAAGKVVTPGLINSGTQLGLVDIGANGDTRDVNARGRDQIAAAFTIWEGLNPANVLIPPARADGITSVVVAPGNGLIAGQAAFVDLVGTTVTEMVRKAPVGMVAQVGSAAGAGVGARGELLLKLRELLGDARDYRRRRAQFESNQTRTYLASRADLEALQPVLAGTEPLIVQADRASDIQAVLRLGREFGLRLVIAGGAEAWEVAQDLAAAKVPVLTGAMNNIPDSFASLGQRQENAGLLAKAGVNVALVGNAGGGDEELFNVRNVRYEAGNAVSYGMAWEQALRAVTLTPAEIFGVADRVGALKAGMDANLVVWSGDPFEFATRAEHVFIRGVEHSEPTRQDLLIQRYRTVPPSYYRP is encoded by the coding sequence ATGCCTAACGCAACTCGTCGGACCTCCCGCGCGATCGCGCTCGCCACGCTGCTCGCCGCGTCGCCGTTAGGCGCGCAGACCGTCGCCATCACCGGCGCGACGATCCACCCGGTGAGCGGCCCGCGCATCGAGAACGGCACGATCGTCATCACGAACGGAAAGATCGCCGCCGTCGGCGCGAACGTCGCCGTACCGGCCGGCGCGCAGCGCATCGATGCCGCTGGTAAGGTCGTCACGCCGGGCCTCATCAACTCCGGGACGCAGCTCGGCCTCGTCGACATCGGCGCGAACGGCGACACGCGCGACGTGAACGCGCGCGGCCGCGACCAGATCGCCGCGGCCTTCACGATCTGGGAGGGGCTCAACCCCGCGAACGTGCTCATCCCGCCGGCCCGCGCGGACGGCATCACGAGCGTCGTCGTGGCGCCGGGGAACGGGCTGATCGCCGGACAGGCCGCGTTCGTGGACCTCGTCGGCACCACTGTCACCGAGATGGTGCGCAAGGCACCCGTCGGCATGGTGGCGCAGGTCGGCAGCGCGGCCGGCGCCGGGGTCGGCGCCCGGGGCGAGCTGCTCCTCAAGCTCCGCGAGCTGCTCGGCGACGCCCGCGACTACCGACGGCGGCGCGCGCAGTTCGAGTCGAACCAGACCCGGACGTACCTCGCGAGCCGCGCCGATCTCGAGGCGCTCCAGCCGGTGCTCGCCGGCACCGAGCCGCTCATCGTGCAGGCCGACCGCGCGAGCGACATCCAAGCGGTGCTGCGGCTCGGCCGCGAGTTCGGCCTGCGGCTCGTGATCGCCGGCGGCGCCGAGGCCTGGGAGGTGGCGCAGGACCTCGCGGCGGCGAAGGTGCCGGTGCTCACCGGCGCCATGAACAACATCCCGGACTCGTTCGCGTCGCTCGGCCAGCGGCAGGAGAACGCCGGGCTGCTCGCGAAGGCAGGGGTGAACGTCGCGCTCGTCGGCAACGCCGGGGGCGGCGACGAGGAGCTGTTCAACGTCCGCAACGTCCGCTACGAGGCGGGCAACGCGGTGTCGTACGGCATGGCGTGGGAGCAGGCGCTCCGCGCCGTGACGCTCACCCCAGCGGAGATCTTCGGCGTCGCCGACCGGGTCGGCGCGCTGAAGGCCGGGATGGACGCGAACCTCGTCGTGTGGAGCGGCGACCCGTTCGAGTTCGCCACGCGCGCCGAGCACGTCTTCATCCGCGGCGTCGAGCACAGCGAGCCGACGCGGCAGGACCTGCTCATCCAGCGCTACCGGACCGTGCCGCCGAGCTACTATCGGCCATAG
- the rpmA gene encoding 50S ribosomal protein L27, translating to MAHKKGVGSSKNGRDSNPKFRGIKKFGGEKVIAGNIIVRQVGTVFHPGKNVGLGRDYTIYALIDGVVKFEHKDKSRQRVSVYPAEQPAPVMVEQSAAAEQAVA from the coding sequence ATGGCACATAAGAAGGGAGTCGGCTCCTCGAAGAACGGGCGCGACTCGAATCCGAAGTTCCGCGGCATCAAGAAGTTCGGCGGCGAGAAGGTCATCGCCGGTAACATCATCGTGCGCCAGGTCGGCACGGTGTTCCACCCGGGCAAGAACGTCGGACTGGGCCGGGACTACACGATCTACGCGCTCATCGACGGCGTGGTGAAGTTCGAGCACAAGGACAAGTCGCGTCAGCGCGTCAGCGTCTATCCCGCCGAGCAGCCGGCTCCCGTCATGGTCGAGCAGAGCGCGGCGGCGGAGCAGGCGGTCGCCTGA
- the rplU gene encoding 50S ribosomal protein L21 has protein sequence MPYAIFRSGGKQFRAEPGKTLRIPSLQGEAGTTVEFSDVLLGSDGDNVRLGVPTLSGAKVTGEIVKHGLGDKIVVFKFKRRKNYARKQGHRQGYTEVRIKDITLG, from the coding sequence ATGCCTTACGCCATCTTCCGCTCCGGCGGCAAGCAGTTCCGCGCCGAGCCGGGTAAGACGCTCCGCATTCCCAGCCTCCAGGGCGAGGCGGGGACGACCGTGGAGTTCTCCGACGTGCTGCTCGGCTCCGACGGCGACAACGTGCGCCTCGGCGTTCCCACGCTCTCCGGCGCGAAGGTGACGGGCGAGATCGTGAAGCACGGCCTCGGCGACAAGATCGTCGTCTTCAAGTTCAAGCGCCGGAAGAACTACGCCCGCAAGCAGGGGCACCGGCAGGGCTACACCGAAGTCCGCATCAAGGACATCACGCTCGGCTGA
- a CDS encoding Rne/Rng family ribonuclease, whose protein sequence is MKRDILINAGARETRVAILEDDQLVELLVERPDSRRMVGDIYLGKVEAVLPGIQAAFVNIGTEKAAFLHASDLVYDEGGDPEEPDDDDDSDESSSRASKRRAAAPSIEEVLKKGQDLLVQVSKEPISTKGPRVTAQISLAGRFIVYMPSASRVGVSRKISDREERRRLKELVGAVLPDDAGGVIVRTVSEDATQETFRRELETLMNTWKRIVRKKRFMRAPALIHRETNMTRGLMRDLFSDKVESLVVDSRQVHGEILEYLNGIAPELGNRVKLYEESTPLFDKYEIETEIRDLFKRRCDLPSGGYLIIEQTEALVSIDVNSGRFVGKKDPEKTSLKTNTEAAREIARQLRLRDVGGIIVCDFIDMEVQANRDRVLQELRMHLSRDRARTKAFAVSELGLVEMTRQRVRQSHLQNMTEPCPTCAGTGRVFTPETILRRMERSVRRMASDGRKENLVVRLHPETALHVLTEEQDLLRKLEKSVGFSLELRDDPLLKPDEFKLVVKGAGRDVTQQYAVA, encoded by the coding sequence ATGAAGCGAGACATTCTCATCAACGCCGGCGCGCGGGAGACCCGCGTCGCCATCCTGGAGGACGACCAGCTCGTCGAGCTGCTGGTTGAGCGTCCGGACAGTCGCCGCATGGTCGGCGACATCTACCTCGGCAAGGTCGAGGCGGTGCTGCCGGGCATCCAGGCCGCCTTCGTCAACATCGGCACCGAGAAGGCCGCCTTCCTCCACGCCTCGGACCTCGTGTACGACGAGGGCGGGGACCCGGAAGAGCCGGACGACGACGACGACTCCGACGAGTCGTCGAGCCGCGCGTCCAAGCGACGGGCCGCCGCGCCGTCCATCGAGGAGGTCCTGAAGAAGGGCCAGGACCTGCTCGTCCAGGTCTCCAAGGAGCCGATCTCCACGAAGGGGCCGCGGGTCACCGCGCAGATCTCCCTCGCCGGCCGGTTCATCGTCTACATGCCGTCCGCGTCCCGGGTCGGCGTGAGCCGGAAGATCTCCGACCGGGAGGAGCGCCGCCGCCTGAAGGAGCTGGTCGGCGCCGTGCTCCCGGACGACGCCGGCGGTGTCATCGTCCGCACGGTGAGCGAGGACGCGACCCAGGAGACGTTCCGGCGCGAGCTGGAGACGCTCATGAACACCTGGAAGCGCATCGTGCGGAAGAAGCGCTTCATGCGCGCCCCGGCGCTCATCCACCGCGAGACGAACATGACGCGCGGGCTCATGCGCGACCTGTTCAGCGACAAGGTCGAGTCGCTCGTCGTCGACTCGCGGCAGGTGCACGGGGAGATCCTGGAGTACCTGAACGGGATCGCGCCCGAGCTCGGCAACCGGGTGAAGCTCTACGAGGAGTCGACCCCGCTGTTCGACAAGTACGAGATCGAGACCGAGATCCGCGACCTGTTCAAGCGCCGCTGCGACCTGCCGTCGGGTGGCTACCTGATCATCGAGCAGACCGAGGCGCTCGTGTCCATCGACGTGAACTCGGGGCGGTTCGTCGGCAAGAAGGACCCCGAGAAGACCAGCCTGAAGACGAACACCGAGGCCGCCCGGGAGATCGCCCGGCAGCTCCGGCTGCGCGACGTGGGCGGCATCATCGTCTGCGACTTCATCGACATGGAGGTGCAGGCGAACCGCGACCGGGTGCTCCAGGAGCTCCGGATGCACCTCTCCCGCGACCGGGCCCGCACGAAGGCGTTCGCGGTGAGCGAGCTCGGCCTCGTGGAGATGACCCGGCAGCGCGTACGGCAGAGCCACCTGCAGAACATGACCGAGCCGTGCCCCACGTGTGCCGGCACTGGCCGCGTGTTCACGCCGGAGACGATCCTGCGGCGGATGGAGCGGTCGGTGCGCCGCATGGCGTCGGACGGCCGCAAGGAGAACCTGGTCGTGCGGCTGCACCCGGAGACGGCGCTCCACGTCCTCACGGAGGAGCAGGACCTGCTGCGGAAGCTCGAGAAGTCCGTGGGCTTCTCGTTGGAGCTGCGCGACGATCCGCTGCTTAAGCCCGACGAGTTCAAGTTGGTCGTGAAGGGCGCGGGGCGCGACGTGACGCAGCAGTACGCCGTCGCGTGA
- a CDS encoding methyltransferase family protein: MSERGVWVQKWRVPIGFVVAGLYLFFARPRPTTLVLGGAIALVGVLIRAWAAGHIVKNDRLATTGPYAHTRNPLYFGSFLIACGFALIASPWFLIAVAVFWAMVYGPTIRREREHVSALYPDAYAEWARHVPSFVPRPLPWRDGNEGEASPFDLGLYLRHREWQAGLVYVVAMAWLYFRMVRGF, encoded by the coding sequence TTGAGCGAGCGTGGCGTCTGGGTCCAGAAGTGGCGCGTCCCGATCGGGTTCGTCGTCGCCGGGCTGTATCTGTTCTTCGCTCGGCCGCGGCCGACCACCCTGGTGCTCGGCGGGGCCATCGCGCTCGTGGGGGTCCTGATCCGCGCCTGGGCCGCGGGTCACATCGTGAAGAACGACCGGCTGGCGACGACCGGCCCGTACGCGCACACGCGCAACCCGCTGTACTTCGGGAGCTTCCTCATCGCGTGCGGGTTCGCGCTCATCGCGAGCCCGTGGTTCCTGATCGCGGTGGCCGTGTTCTGGGCGATGGTGTACGGGCCGACCATTCGCCGGGAACGCGAGCATGTCAGCGCGCTCTATCCCGACGCGTACGCCGAGTGGGCGCGCCACGTCCCGAGCTTCGTGCCGCGTCCGCTGCCCTGGCGCGACGGCAACGAGGGCGAGGCGAGCCCGTTCGACCTCGGCCTCTATCTGCGCCATCGCGAGTGGCAGGCGGGGCTCGTCTACGTCGTCGCGATGGCGTGGCTGTACTTCCGGATGGTTCGGGGGTTCTGA
- a CDS encoding acyl-CoA dehydrogenase family protein has product MYFTEQHHAVREMVRAFAQTEVAPVAAHFDEEAKFPWENVRRMGELGLLGIPWSEELGGAGFDLTSYIIAIYEMAKVDASHAITISAHTTLGTSPIVYFGTPEQRRRFVPLLASGKVLGGFGLTEPDAGSDAGGTRTRAVRKNGHYVLNGTKRFITHGSVGEIFVVTAVTDPGKGTKGISSFILTKETSDLDAARRVGIGHDDSLRPLPGFRAGKKEDKLGWRASDTAELIFEDVEVPEENLLGEEGLGFINFMRTLDSGRIGIAALSLGLAEGAFEASLRYSTERKQFGQAIVNFQGVSFPLADMATEIEAGKHLLFAATRLAQEGRPFGKEAAMAKLFCSELSMRATLKAIQIHGGYGYTKDYPVERMMRDAKICEIGEGTSEVQRLVISRHLLRELAD; this is encoded by the coding sequence CTGTACTTCACCGAGCAGCACCACGCCGTGCGCGAGATGGTCCGCGCGTTCGCGCAGACCGAGGTCGCGCCGGTGGCCGCGCACTTCGACGAGGAAGCGAAGTTCCCGTGGGAGAACGTGCGCCGCATGGGGGAGCTCGGACTCCTCGGCATCCCGTGGTCCGAGGAGCTCGGCGGGGCCGGCTTCGATCTCACGAGCTACATCATCGCCATCTACGAGATGGCAAAGGTCGACGCGTCCCACGCCATCACCATCTCCGCGCACACGACGCTCGGCACGTCGCCGATCGTCTACTTCGGCACGCCCGAGCAGCGGCGTCGCTTCGTGCCGCTCCTCGCGAGCGGCAAGGTGCTCGGCGGGTTCGGGCTGACCGAGCCGGACGCGGGCAGCGACGCGGGCGGCACGCGCACCCGCGCCGTGCGGAAGAACGGCCACTACGTCCTGAACGGCACGAAGCGGTTCATCACCCACGGCTCCGTCGGCGAGATCTTCGTCGTCACCGCGGTGACCGACCCGGGCAAGGGCACGAAAGGGATCAGTTCATTCATCCTGACGAAGGAGACGTCGGACCTCGACGCGGCGCGCCGCGTCGGCATCGGCCACGACGACTCGCTGCGGCCGCTCCCCGGGTTCCGCGCCGGCAAGAAGGAGGACAAGCTCGGGTGGCGCGCGTCCGACACGGCGGAGCTGATCTTCGAGGACGTCGAGGTGCCCGAGGAGAACCTGCTCGGCGAGGAGGGGCTCGGCTTCATCAACTTCATGCGCACGCTCGACTCGGGGCGCATCGGCATTGCCGCGCTGTCGCTCGGCCTGGCCGAGGGCGCGTTCGAGGCGTCGCTGCGCTACAGCACGGAGCGCAAGCAGTTCGGGCAGGCCATCGTGAACTTCCAGGGCGTGTCGTTCCCGCTCGCCGACATGGCTACCGAGATCGAGGCCGGGAAGCACCTGCTGTTCGCCGCCACGCGTCTCGCGCAGGAAGGGCGTCCGTTCGGCAAGGAGGCGGCGATGGCGAAGCTGTTCTGCTCCGAGCTGTCGATGCGCGCGACGCTGAAGGCCATCCAGATCCACGGCGGCTACGGGTACACGAAGGACTATCCGGTCGAGCGGATGATGCGCGACGCGAAGATCTGCGAGATCGGCGAGGGGACGAGCGAGGTCCAGCGCCTCGTCATCTCGCGGCACCTGCTGCGGGAGCTCGCCGATTGA